A genomic region of Haliaeetus albicilla chromosome 8, bHalAlb1.1, whole genome shotgun sequence contains the following coding sequences:
- the HPDL gene encoding 4-hydroxyphenylpyruvate dioxygenase-like protein isoform X1, with translation MSCCVPGRSELNRLSGAGPCPGIPFACSLDPACPAMAALLSRPCFISLHMPYRKGWAQDLASTFCFQPVAMRETPRVRQLALRRGSAIFLVNERLVPGPADASSRDFLYDVDPQPTLGTASNVCFEVDDVPGLCKRLQSRGCSLPVPPTEVRDDGGSVTYGVASSIVGNISHTLLDRSRYRGPFLPGFQPIQRAPSATGDGIKITHFDHITYVCPRGGTRAALDWYQHCFGFRRFLLNPQERPAEGYVLGGQGVGMLLLALQSTQGAPPHGCKLILAESLSKDGTNQVDTFLEQHGGAGIQHVGLRTTDIVTTTRALQQRGARFFTPPATYYSQGGKAEEIRVAGQDPHRLAELGILLDTTAPGDKGRPGTDAAEGPSQEYLMQIFTHPIFSEETFFLELIDRRGAPGFGEGNIQALWKAVQVYMDQQQ, from the exons ATGTCGTGTTGCGTGCCGGGGAGGAGCGAACTGAACCGCCTCTCCGGGGCCggcccctgccccggcatccCCTTCGCCTGCAGCCTTGACCCCG CCTGCCCAGCCATGGCAGCCTTGCTGAGCCGCCCCTGCTTCATCTCCCTCCACATGCCCTACAGGAAGGGCTGGGCCCAGGACCTGGCCAGCACCTTTTGCTTCCAGCCGGTGGCCATGCGGGAGACGCCCCGGGTCCGGCAGCTGGCCTTGCGACGGGGATCCGCCATCTTCCTCGTCAACGAGCGCCTGGTGCCGGGACCTGCCGACGCCTCCTCCCGTGATTTCCTCTACGATGTGGACCCCCAGCCCACCTTGGGCACAGCCTCCAATGTCTGCTTCGAGGTGGACGACGTGCCAGGGCTCTGCAAGCGGCTGCAGAGCCGGGGGTGCTCCCTGCCGGTGCCCCCCACCGAGGTGAGGGATGACGGCGGCTCCGTCACCTACGGGGTGGCAAGCTCCATCGTGGGCAACATCAGCCATACACTTCTGGACCGATCCCGCTACCGGGGACCCTTCCTGCCTGGCTTCCAGCCCATTCAAAGAGCCCCCTCGGCCACGGGGGACGGGATCAAGATCACCCATTTCGACCACATCACATACGTCTGCCCACGGGGCGGTACCCGGGCGGCTCTGGACTGGTACCAGCACTGCTTCGGCTTCCGCCGTTTCTTGCTGAACCCGCAGGAGAGGCCAGCCGAGGGGTATGTGCtcggggggcagggggtgggcatgctgctccttgctctgcagagCACCCAGGGCGCCCCGCCACACGGCTGCAAGCTCATCCTCGCCGAGTCCCTCTCGAAGGACGGCACCAACCAAGTCGACACCTTCCTAGAGCAGCACGGCGGGGCTGGGATCCAGCACGTCGGCCTCCGCACCACCGATATTGTCACCACGACCAGGGCTTTGCAGCAGCGGGGTGCACGGTTCTTCACACCCCCTGCCACCTATTACAGCCAGGGGGGCAAAGCGGAGGAGATCCGGGTGGCTGGGCAGGACCCCcacaggctggcagagctcGGCATCCTGCTGGACACCACAGCACCTGGGGACAAGGGCCGGCCGGGCACTGATGCCGCAGAGGGCCCTTCCCAGGAGTATTTGATGCAGATCTTCACCCATCCCATCTTCTCCGAGGAGACCTTCTTCTTGGAGCTCATTGACCGGCGGGGAGCGCCAGGCTTCGGGGAAGGCAATATACAGGCACTGTGGAAGGCTGTGCAGGTCTATATGGACCAGCAGCAGTAG
- the HPDL gene encoding 4-hydroxyphenylpyruvate dioxygenase-like protein isoform X3 translates to MRETPRVRQLALRRGSAIFLVNERLVPGPADASSRDFLYDVDPQPTLGTASNVCFEVDDVPGLCKRLQSRGCSLPVPPTEVRDDGGSVTYGVASSIVGNISHTLLDRSRYRGPFLPGFQPIQRAPSATGDGIKITHFDHITYVCPRGGTRAALDWYQHCFGFRRFLLNPQERPAEGYVLGGQGVGMLLLALQSTQGAPPHGCKLILAESLSKDGTNQVDTFLEQHGGAGIQHVGLRTTDIVTTTRALQQRGARFFTPPATYYSQGGKAEEIRVAGQDPHRLAELGILLDTTAPGDKGRPGTDAAEGPSQEYLMQIFTHPIFSEETFFLELIDRRGAPGFGEGNIQALWKAVQVYMDQQQ, encoded by the coding sequence ATGCGGGAGACGCCCCGGGTCCGGCAGCTGGCCTTGCGACGGGGATCCGCCATCTTCCTCGTCAACGAGCGCCTGGTGCCGGGACCTGCCGACGCCTCCTCCCGTGATTTCCTCTACGATGTGGACCCCCAGCCCACCTTGGGCACAGCCTCCAATGTCTGCTTCGAGGTGGACGACGTGCCAGGGCTCTGCAAGCGGCTGCAGAGCCGGGGGTGCTCCCTGCCGGTGCCCCCCACCGAGGTGAGGGATGACGGCGGCTCCGTCACCTACGGGGTGGCAAGCTCCATCGTGGGCAACATCAGCCATACACTTCTGGACCGATCCCGCTACCGGGGACCCTTCCTGCCTGGCTTCCAGCCCATTCAAAGAGCCCCCTCGGCCACGGGGGACGGGATCAAGATCACCCATTTCGACCACATCACATACGTCTGCCCACGGGGCGGTACCCGGGCGGCTCTGGACTGGTACCAGCACTGCTTCGGCTTCCGCCGTTTCTTGCTGAACCCGCAGGAGAGGCCAGCCGAGGGGTATGTGCtcggggggcagggggtgggcatgctgctccttgctctgcagagCACCCAGGGCGCCCCGCCACACGGCTGCAAGCTCATCCTCGCCGAGTCCCTCTCGAAGGACGGCACCAACCAAGTCGACACCTTCCTAGAGCAGCACGGCGGGGCTGGGATCCAGCACGTCGGCCTCCGCACCACCGATATTGTCACCACGACCAGGGCTTTGCAGCAGCGGGGTGCACGGTTCTTCACACCCCCTGCCACCTATTACAGCCAGGGGGGCAAAGCGGAGGAGATCCGGGTGGCTGGGCAGGACCCCcacaggctggcagagctcGGCATCCTGCTGGACACCACAGCACCTGGGGACAAGGGCCGGCCGGGCACTGATGCCGCAGAGGGCCCTTCCCAGGAGTATTTGATGCAGATCTTCACCCATCCCATCTTCTCCGAGGAGACCTTCTTCTTGGAGCTCATTGACCGGCGGGGAGCGCCAGGCTTCGGGGAAGGCAATATACAGGCACTGTGGAAGGCTGTGCAGGTCTATATGGACCAGCAGCAGTAG
- the LOC138686380 gene encoding selenoprotein Pb-like, translating to MGLLVLALAAWLGLGPALASEGVANSSRLCQEAPAWSVNGLSPMAGAEGQVTVVALLKASUHFCLQQAHSLGGLQERLARQGTVDVRYMIVNEKAPLSRAMFRELERQAPPGVPVFQPEPEEPDIWQVLGGDKDDFLIYDRCGRLAFHIQLPYSFLHFPYVESAIRFTHSKDFCGNCSFYPNATQEANSTMEVPVTPSPLPEQEGKESETPIHQHNPLHPHHHHEVSSERATDPSGDHEPATRTHHHHRDHSQPHHEGKKQKEGNEH from the exons AtggggctgctggtgctggccctggctgcctggctggggctggggccggcCTTGGCCTCTGAGGGGGTGGCCAACAGTAGCCGGCTCTGCCAGGAAGCGCCGGCATGGAGCGTCAACGGCTTGAGCCCCATGGCAGGGGCAGAAGGGCAGGTGACGGTGGTGGCCCTGCTGAAGGCCAGCTGACacttctgcctgcagcaggccCACAG CCTCGGGGGCCTGCAGGAGAGACTGGCCCGGCAGGGCACGGTCGACGTCCGCTACATGATTGTCAACGAAAAGGCGCCGCTCTCCCGCGCCATGTTCAGGGAGCTGGAGCGCCAGGCCCCGCCGGGCGTCCCCGTCTTCCAGCCGGAGCCGGAGGAGCCCGACATCTGGCAGGTCCTGGGGGGTGACAAGGACGACTTCCTCATCTACGACCG GTGCGGCCGCCTGGCTTTCCACATCCAGCTGCCCTACAGTTTCCTCCACTTCCCCTACGTGGAGTCGGCCATCCGCTTCACCCACAGCAAGGACTTCTGCGGCAACTGCTCCTTCTACCCCAATGCCACCCAGGAG GCTAACAGTACCATGGAGGTCCCTGTAACCCCGAGCCCGCTACCCGAACAAGAGGGGAAGGAGTCAGAGACCCCCATCCACCAGCACAACCCCCTCCATCCTCACCACCACCACGAGGTCAGCAGTGAGAGAGCCACAGACCCGAGTGGGGACCACGAACCTGCCACCCGCACTCACCACCACCACAGAGACCACAGCCAGCCCCATCACGAGgggaagaagcagaaggagGGAAATGAGCACTaa
- the MUTYH gene encoding adenine DNA glycosylase produces the protein MSQLRAAAGRGLRRSGGRAAPPAGQSRKGASSRGGAPAPAPAPPPAQHLFSDPAEIEDLRGNLLAWYDKCKRDLPWRTLAAAETDADRRAYAVWVSEIMLQQTQVATVIDYYNRWMQKWPTLQALAQASLEEVNELWAGLGYYSRGKRLQEAARKVVSELAGQMPRTAEDLQKLLPGVGRYTAGAIASISYGQVTGVVDGNVIRVLCRLRCIGADSSSPAVVNRLWDMANALVDRSRPGDFNQALMELGATVCVPKAPLCGECPVKQHCRARSRVEKELAFASQKLFGKPTPVPDVEDCGVGGCPLCPPAVEPWDSSLGVTNFPRKAAKKQLRAVRTATCVLERRGCRGAPEYLIVQRPSSGLLAGLWEFPSLTLAQDLQEEKQREALADHLHAWTGQPVAARSLRLIGEVIHIFSHIHQTYVVYSLPLDRDVTLDPALSPSRWVTEEEFHASAVSTAMKKVLKAHEKQRGKESSPGKGSKRKRGAKTQGAGSTCPGTQLSLRAFLQAQTAP, from the exons ATGAGCCAGCTCCGGGCGGCGGCTGGCAGGGGGCTCCGGCGGAGCGGCGGGAGGGCGGCCCCGCCTGCGGGGCAGAGCAGGAAGGGCGCGTCGTCCCGCGGAG GGGCCCCAGCTCCAGCGCCTGCTCCGCCGCCCGCCCAGCATCTCTTCAGCGACCCGGCTGAGATCGAGGACTTGCGCGGGAACCTGCTCGCTTGGTACGACAAATGCAAGCGGGACCTTCCCTGGAGGACACTG gCAGCAGCTGAGACGGATGCCGACAGACGGGCGTACGCAG TGTGGGTGTCTGAGATCATGCTCCAGCAGACGCAGGTGGCTACAGTGATCGACTACTACAACCGCTGGATGCAG AAGTGGCCGACGCTGCAGGCTCTGGCGCAGGCATCCCTGGAG GAGGTGAACGAGCTGTGGGCTGGACTTGGCTACTACTCGAGAGGGAAGCGTCTTCAGGAGGCAGCAAGGAAG GTGGTGTCCGAGCTGGCCGGCCAGATGCCCAGGACGGCTGAAGACCTACAGAAGCTGCTGCCAGGGGTGGGCCGATACACGGCAGGAGCCATTGCGTCCATCTCGTACGGGCAG GTTACCGGCGTTGTGGATGGGAACGTCATCCGGGTCCTGTGCCGCCTGCGGTGCATCGGTGCCGACTCCAGCAGCCCGGCCGTCGTCAACCGGCTCTG GGACATGGCCAATGCCCTGGTAGACAGGAGCCGCCCAGGGGATTTTAACCAAGCCCTGATGGAGCTGGGGGCAACTGTGTGTGTGCCCAAGGCCCCGCTGTGCGGGGAGTGCCCCGTGAAGCAGCACTGCCGAGCACGGAGCAGG gtggagaaggagctggCCTTCGCCTCTCAGAAGCTGTTTGGAAAACCCACCCCAGTGCCTGATGTTGAGGACTGTG GTGTTGGGGGCtgtcccctgtgccccccagccGTGGAGCCATGGGACAGCAGCCTGGGGGTGACCAACTTCCCCCGGAAAGCAGCGAAGAAGCAGCTGCGGGCAGTGCGAACGGCCACATGTGTGCTGGAGCGGAGGGGCTGCCGTGGGGCCCCAGAGTACCTCATCGTGCAGAGACCCAGCTCGG GTCTCCTGGCTGGGCTCTGGGAGTTCCCAAGTCTCACGCTGGCTCAGGATctgcaggaggagaagcagagggAGGCACTGGCAGATCACCTCCATGCCTGGACAGGGCAGCCAGTGGCAGCCAGAAGCCTGCGGCTCATCGGAGAG GTCATCCACATCTTCTCTCACATCCACCAGACATATGTAGTCTATTCCCTGCCCCTGGACAGGGATGTGACGCTGGACCCTGCCTTgtccccatcccgctgggtgACGGAGGAGGAGTTCCATGCCTCAGCTGTGTCCACAGCCATGAAGAAG GTGCTGAAAGCACATGAGAAGCAGCGCGGGAAggagagcagccctggcaaG GGCTCCAAGCGGAAACGGGGGGCAAAAAcacagggagcaggcagcacctGCCCTGGCACACAGCTCTCCCTCCGCGCCTTCCTCCAGGCACAGACTGCCCCATGA
- the HPDL gene encoding 4-hydroxyphenylpyruvate dioxygenase-like protein isoform X2, protein MCICACKCTRALCKVGEWLLPAPSKPPLTPCVLPAACPAMAALLSRPCFISLHMPYRKGWAQDLASTFCFQPVAMRETPRVRQLALRRGSAIFLVNERLVPGPADASSRDFLYDVDPQPTLGTASNVCFEVDDVPGLCKRLQSRGCSLPVPPTEVRDDGGSVTYGVASSIVGNISHTLLDRSRYRGPFLPGFQPIQRAPSATGDGIKITHFDHITYVCPRGGTRAALDWYQHCFGFRRFLLNPQERPAEGYVLGGQGVGMLLLALQSTQGAPPHGCKLILAESLSKDGTNQVDTFLEQHGGAGIQHVGLRTTDIVTTTRALQQRGARFFTPPATYYSQGGKAEEIRVAGQDPHRLAELGILLDTTAPGDKGRPGTDAAEGPSQEYLMQIFTHPIFSEETFFLELIDRRGAPGFGEGNIQALWKAVQVYMDQQQ, encoded by the coding sequence ATGTGCATCTGTGCGTGCAAATGCACTCGGGCTCTGTGCAAGGTGGGGGAATGGCTCCTTCCTGCGCCCAGCAAgccccccctgaccccgtgCGTCCTCCCCGCAGCCTGCCCAGCCATGGCAGCCTTGCTGAGCCGCCCCTGCTTCATCTCCCTCCACATGCCCTACAGGAAGGGCTGGGCCCAGGACCTGGCCAGCACCTTTTGCTTCCAGCCGGTGGCCATGCGGGAGACGCCCCGGGTCCGGCAGCTGGCCTTGCGACGGGGATCCGCCATCTTCCTCGTCAACGAGCGCCTGGTGCCGGGACCTGCCGACGCCTCCTCCCGTGATTTCCTCTACGATGTGGACCCCCAGCCCACCTTGGGCACAGCCTCCAATGTCTGCTTCGAGGTGGACGACGTGCCAGGGCTCTGCAAGCGGCTGCAGAGCCGGGGGTGCTCCCTGCCGGTGCCCCCCACCGAGGTGAGGGATGACGGCGGCTCCGTCACCTACGGGGTGGCAAGCTCCATCGTGGGCAACATCAGCCATACACTTCTGGACCGATCCCGCTACCGGGGACCCTTCCTGCCTGGCTTCCAGCCCATTCAAAGAGCCCCCTCGGCCACGGGGGACGGGATCAAGATCACCCATTTCGACCACATCACATACGTCTGCCCACGGGGCGGTACCCGGGCGGCTCTGGACTGGTACCAGCACTGCTTCGGCTTCCGCCGTTTCTTGCTGAACCCGCAGGAGAGGCCAGCCGAGGGGTATGTGCtcggggggcagggggtgggcatgctgctccttgctctgcagagCACCCAGGGCGCCCCGCCACACGGCTGCAAGCTCATCCTCGCCGAGTCCCTCTCGAAGGACGGCACCAACCAAGTCGACACCTTCCTAGAGCAGCACGGCGGGGCTGGGATCCAGCACGTCGGCCTCCGCACCACCGATATTGTCACCACGACCAGGGCTTTGCAGCAGCGGGGTGCACGGTTCTTCACACCCCCTGCCACCTATTACAGCCAGGGGGGCAAAGCGGAGGAGATCCGGGTGGCTGGGCAGGACCCCcacaggctggcagagctcGGCATCCTGCTGGACACCACAGCACCTGGGGACAAGGGCCGGCCGGGCACTGATGCCGCAGAGGGCCCTTCCCAGGAGTATTTGATGCAGATCTTCACCCATCCCATCTTCTCCGAGGAGACCTTCTTCTTGGAGCTCATTGACCGGCGGGGAGCGCCAGGCTTCGGGGAAGGCAATATACAGGCACTGTGGAAGGCTGTGCAGGTCTATATGGACCAGCAGCAGTAG
- the TOE1 gene encoding target of EGR1 protein 1, whose protein sequence is MARWRVPVVDVQNDNFTELWPSMVLALRTATFVAVDTELSGLGARKSLLSPCIEERYRAVCSAARTRSVLSLGVACFKQLPEKSENTYLCQIYNLTLLCMEDYIVEPQSVQFLVQHGFDFNKQYSQGIPYHKGNDKGNENQSQSVRTFFLELIRAKKPLILHNGLIDLVFLYQCFYAHLPDNLGTFTADLSEMFPAGIYDTKYASEFETRFVASYLEYAYKKCKRENCKLKDSSGLHLTVEFCNYPANMSHYIDYRHCSLEEESHNVGGGNKVPVCEKFSAYGWCPKGVKCPQSHNIDLIIDEDDKLWEEKRKKRKHKWKRQKNTEELAKVFEQESSGKEIELAQNGEEGPPRKQSCYEPAAATELAEITPNSEGRPLEENSTDMEPEVSSDTSTQQEEELGSTEGTAAQVAAAVSSSAKGNVSDGDQVEGMSEVPAGVGSVNHPDIPKTEAACAAEKETHGPPSQGGTHRAGFDAFMTGYIMAYVWMLKKGKTTDAGAGPWLPDCHNKLYLSGKSVPLQIVKSLFSKSSKAHSQKMKVAWASG, encoded by the exons aTGGCGCGGTGGCGGGTGCCGGTGGTGGACGTGCAGAACGACAACTTCACGGAGCTGTGGCCCTCCATGGTGCTGGCGCTGCGCACCGCCACCTTCGTCGCCGTGGACACG GAGCTGAGCGGCCTCGGCGCCAGGAAGTCGCTGCTGAGCCC GTGCATCGAAGAGCGGTACCGGGCCGTCTGCAGCGCGGCCAGGACCCGGTCCGTCCTCTCCCTCGGCGTCGCCTGTTTCAAGCAGCTCCCAGAGAAG TCCGAGAACACGTACCTCTGCCAGATCTACAACCTGACGCTCCTCTGCATGGAGGATTATATTGTCGAACCCCAGTCGGTGCAGTTCCTGGTGCAGCACGGCTTCGACTTCAACAAGCAGTACTCCCAGGGGATTCCTTACCACAAGGGCAATGACAAG GGCAATGAGAACCAGAGCCAGAGCGTTCGGACTTTTTTTCTGGAGCTCATACGAGCGAAGAAGCCTCTCATTCTCCATAATGGCCTGATCGATCTGGTCTTCCTGTACCAGTGCTTCTATGCTCACCTCCCAGACAACCTCGGCACCTTCACTGCTGACCTTTCGGAAATGTTTCCAGCAGGAATATACGACACCAAGTACGCTTCAGAGTTTGAGACTCGCTTTGTAGCATCCTACTTGGAGTACGCTTACAAGAAGTG CAAGCGAGAGAACTGCAAGCTGAAGGACTCCAGCGGCCTGCACCTCACCGTTGAGTTCTGCAACTACCCTGCCAACATGTCCCATTACATCGACTATCGCCACTGCTCTCTGGAAGAAGAAAGCCACAACGTGGGAGGGGGAAATAAGGTGCCTGTCTGTGAGAAATTTTCG gcctaTGGCTGGTGTCCAAAAGGGGTGAAGTGTCCACAGTCTCATAACATTGACCTCATAATTGATGAGGATGACAAGCTTTGGGAGGAGAAGCGGAAGAAACGGAAGCACAAATGGAAGCGGCAGAAGAACACAGAAGAGCTTGCAAAGGTGTTTGAACAGGAAAGCTCAGGGAAAGAAATTGAGCTAGCTCAGAATGGGGAGGAGGGACCACCACGAAAACAGAGCTGCTATGAGCCTGCAGCTGCTACAGAGCTTGCAGAGATCACACCTAACAGTGAGGGCAGGCCACTGGAGGAGAACTCCACGGACATGGAACCAGAAGTCAGCTCAGACACCAGCACGCAACAGGAAGAGGAGCTGGGGAGCACCGAAGGAACTGCTGCCCAGGTAGCAGCTGCTGTGAGCTCTTCTGCCAAGGGAAATGTCTCTGACGGTGACCAAGTGGAGGGGATGTCAGAGGTTCCCGCTGGGGTGGGCTCAGTCAACCATCCAGACATCCCCAAGACTGAAGCAGCATgtgctgcagaaaaggaaacccATGGCCCACCTTCACAGGGGGGCACACACCGAGCTGGCTTTGATGCATTCATGACTGGCTACATCATGGCTTATGTCTGGATgctcaagaaaggaaaaaccacAGATGCTGGTGCAGGGCCCTGGTTGCCAGACTGCCACAATAAACTGTACCTCAGTGGGAAATCGGTGCCACTTCAAATAGTGAAGAGCTTGTTTTCTAAATCTTCCAAAGCTCACAGCCAGAAGATGAAGGTGGCCTGGGCCAGTGGATAG